A window of Daphnia pulicaria isolate SC F1-1A chromosome 4, SC_F0-13Bv2, whole genome shotgun sequence genomic DNA:
aggcCGTCAACTCGAATCTTTTTATTGTCatcacatttgaaattttgattctTCAAGCAGTTAACGAATGTTATCTCTGAAAGTATTTCACGGAAGGGACTGTTTCCTTCCAAAAATGTTGAACAAAGtttcccctcttttttatttataactcTCTCTTCGACCAAAGCAACATGGTAATTTTTGAATATGGGAGAGGTTatggcaaattttttattatctgtTGCGTACTCTAACAACGTCTTGGCCAAAAGATGGATGTCGGTCCATGCTAACATTTTCCGTAGCagattttccgttttctttaatttgtatCGAATTGGCGATTTTGCGTCGGAGACTTTGTCgaagtttaaaatttcatcCCAATCGTCCAGAGGCAGCAGCTCGATTCCAGCCTCTTTaagcttcaattcatcgtcGAATCCAACATTAGTGCAAATGATGCAATCCCGGACGTTGTTAGGCAGACATCTGTTAATTCCATTAATGACTTCACCGCAATAGGAACGGAAATATTTGGGTAGACTGAATTCCCCGTCGTTGTCGATCAGAAGATTAGCTGCCgtgatttttcccttttcttcgtTCTGTTTGTGTTTAGCCTGCAGGTAACGATAGCGTTCGGTTTGAACTTCTTGCGTCATCGAATCTTCGTCAGCTGGCACTTGGTACTTGAAAATCAAGTCgtcaaatttcccgcccaTTCCGGGTATTTCCGTCCCCAACTTGAACTGGTATTTGGCTTTGATCCCCCGAATCAAGAAGAGCACCAAAAGTTTCAATTGGAACACATTACCGTGGAGGGAATTTTTTAACCCAGTCCCCGTCGATTTCGTCGGTGGATTCTCGTCGTTGGATTTGGTTTCATCCACAGGATCGGTAGACGCGCCATGGCCCGTTCCGGCTGGGTTTTTCCTTTTAGCTGACATGTCCAAAGTTCATAAAAAAGCTGGAATACGATAGCTGTACAACTTCTGCTTgacaaaattagaaaaaataaataaatgttgaatGTTTCAACACACATTTTTTGGGTAGAGACATAATTCGAATTtggtcatttttatttttaaatcgttGTCACATTGTGCGCTATGGTTGTGGCGGTAGCGGTATCAACTTACGCTGTGTTTATCTAATGCACTCGACTCGAAAATTTCAGAGTTGGCGTTTGATATTTGAACAGTCTAGGAGTTAGCACAGGATTCGTCTccctttttcaatattttatttaaaaagaaagaaaattctcgAATTTTCCTGTCATGAAAGTTCAGGGCTCTATGCTAGTAAATACATGCTTAATTTTTGGATGAAAAAAGCAACAATTTGTGACTGCTGTCGTCGTGTCTTTCagtcatttttcaatttttactttctgataaaatttaaaaataacttgcCATAAGAAGTAGACAATTAAACATGTGAGGGATTTTAATGCTGACAGGATATTTGCGTACGCTTATTCCTTATTTTATTGAGTTATTTCAGTTTTTAATCGCTCTCCTTAAATGTGACACTCTTTTACgggaaataaattgtgaatcaCTTACCATAAGACCAATCCAATCGTTTTTTAGTAGaagtttgattaattttttctttgcgtTAAACACTGACGCACCCATCCATCTAAATGCAACTGCAACTGACCAGAGCTCAGAAGTAGACTCGACTGATGGAGTAGTTAAAGAGTTGGGTTAGCATATGGGGTTTCAAGAGACGTCTAGTCAGCTTCCATTCAAGGACATTGTTGCGTTGTAAACACACGCGACAGAAACTGGTCTGTATAGATTTATCTCTTCCTCTCCGGGACttgttattatatattatctacttttttctttacttctcTTTTTCGTCCCCTTTTAAATTTACATATATTGATACCTAATAAAAGGTTCTCCTCTCTATCtcttagtattttttttctctttacgaCTTGAAATAAATTGTCGTCTctgtaatattattttaaatttgaagacTTAACTATTGGGAACCAGAAAAGGGAATGACCGGAGGCACAGTTTCCTTTAAAAGAATCTCTAAGACAAACAaggaaatcttttttaaacatgGCAAACGCGTCAACGCTTAAGGAATCggatgtgtgtttttataatttttaaattatcgaACTCTGATCAAAAAACCGCAAGACTCACCATCAACAACCCACAGCCGACATTTTACAACCAAATATAACGtataaacaaacatttttgtgcTCGTTTTTCGTTCTAACCAGGGTGAGAGGAGTGATCCTTGTCGTGGCGAGGAAAAAGGGCGGAGTTCGTGGATAATTGTCACGAAAAACAGCAGCGGCTCCGTCAGGATTGCTCAACCCAGCTTCCTTCGGTGAGTTTACACCAGAATTATCTCAACTTCCTCTTTCCACATCACAcagcaactctcagttgaggTTTCCGTTTGTTGCTACAATCAAATTGTGAAAACAATCCAACGTGAAACCGAGCGGGCTACGGTTTCACGTATGCTGAAATCACAGTAATTACAATATATATAACTTGTTATGTTTTAGAGCTTATCAAAATAAAGACTAGATAGCAGCGCGCAGACTCTCCCATCTCtgccaaaaatcttttttcccaGATGCAATCGAATTCTCCGAGTCTTTCGCTCTTGAGTTTCTGATACTACTTTGATGATcctaaggattttttttttactctagaTTCAATAAGACATAATGATACAAGTAGTTGGGAAACGCCCAACCAAAATACATGGAATCTTAGTTTATTACCcccacattaaaaaaatggttatcAAAGCGAGTTTAGCAGGGCGTTTGAAACCATTTCCAAAAGGGCGCAAAAGGGAGAGATAGGTTTCATTTCCATCTAATGTTATGCAAACAAGTGggccaagtttaaaaaaattccccctcctttcttttgaattgttgCCTTGGGTTTCAGATGTCGACCGAATGAGTCTAGTGACTCCAGTCTTGTCGCTATAAGCAGAGAGTTCGATAGGAAGTGTAGTAGTGTCTGCGTGAATAATTCGTTAAGATCCAGTTTCAAGCATTTTGCTCAACATGTGCTGCAAACTAAACCAATGCTGTTGCGGCTGCTCACTTCGCACCGGAGCCATAGCGATTAGCGTCTTCTCGTTGGTAAATATAGGAACAGCAAAAttgttataattttatttggcgTACTCATTAAACCGTGGGAAATTTGAGCAGATTTCTTCAGTCGTATCAATCATTCGGATGGCATTGGTCATCTTCGCACTCCAAAGTAATTCGTCCAATGGTAATGGCTCAATTTATTTATAACAATTTGTATTTCATGTTTTATAActtcaattatttttgactGTTTGACATATATGGAGTTTAGCCGCCAAAATGTTATATAATTTGAGTGTCGGTCAGTTGGTAGTAGCGGTAGTCACAATTGTGATGACCATTCTGCTCCTGGTCGCCGCAGTGAAGAATCGAATGCCCAACCTAATGTTGCCTTGGATCGTTGTGCAAATTGTATCCATTATTGTTATGTTTTTGTACTTGATAATATTGGCAATAGTAGGTGCTA
This region includes:
- the LOC124337192 gene encoding uncharacterized protein LOC124337192 isoform X1, whose protein sequence is MCCKLNQCCCGCSLRTGAIAISVFSLISSVVSIIRMALVIFALQSNSSNAAKMLYNLSVGQLVVAVVTIVMTILLLVAAVKNRMPNLMLPWIVVQIVSIIVMFLYLIILAIVGANIGVVEILIACVGGALGFYFWLVVLSYYQELKANATTEQLPGEKATGQIQHC
- the LOC124337192 gene encoding uncharacterized protein LOC124337192 isoform X2, with the translated sequence MCCKLNQCCCGCSLRTGAIAISVFSLISSVVSIIRMALVIFALQTAKMLYNLSVGQLVVAVVTIVMTILLLVAAVKNRMPNLMLPWIVVQIVSIIVMFLYLIILAIVGANIGVVEILIACVGGALGFYFWLVVLSYYQELKANATTEQLPGEKATGQIQHC